The DNA region TTCTTATTACATAATAATGTATCAAAACGTACCTTTTCCCATTGTTATTTTCTTAATGAAATATTTAAATAGCTAATGAAGTATTGTTATTGTACATTATTGCAGCTTCTGGCTCTCCTGTACCAGCTCCAGGTAGTTACTTTGTTCAATTGCTATACTATTTTGTAATTTAGCATGTTTTCCGTTTTCACATTCTTCCTTATGATAAATTCCATCTCTGTCTAAATCCCATATTGAGTTAAATTTCAATTTGGATAAAGTgttttatatatagaaaatatttattCGCAGGTCCAGCAATGCTTGGATCAAATGACCAATCACTTCCTCCAATAGCTGAATCTCCACTAAGCCCACAAGGTATTTATGAAATCTCtcaatttgataattaaaatttaatatgacTAAGTTGTGTAAAAGACAATGATTTATTGCTCTTTGTTAATGTACTTGCTTTCCATGAAAATTTTGGCAAAACAATGCGACATTAATTTATCTTATACTTGAGTGCAGCTTCTGAGGCACCCAATTCTGAGACTTCACAACCAACATTGGCACCACTAGAAGCAAAATCAAAACCattaaagaagaataagaactcaAGAAAACTCCAGGAATACAGCtaccattaataataataataataataattaacaagaaatGGATTCCTGTTATTATTGTATTGTTTTATCTTGTTGGTCATCTTTGGCATTTGAAacttgaaagaaataaaaagtagTTGCAATGTTTTAGCTTACCCTTAAGATAAATATTTCCAAGGACTCGTATGATATCAAACAAATTCAACTTTGCTGTGTTTCAGTAACAATATCACTTTGATTCCTTTCATACAACATAGGTACAGAAATAGTTCTGTGACGGTACTCAAGCTGAAACACTTTTGAAAACTCTTCAATCAAGGAGTTGCGAGTAATACCAATTAGACCGCCATCATCATGCATAATAGAATGCAGATCATTTGTTCCATTAGCAGCCATATTTGATGATTGAGCTTCTCTCAGTAACAACCCTTTAATGCTTCCAACCTCGCGGTTGCGTATGCCACATGGGATGATCCATTTGAAGGGAGTCAAATCTGTTGTGACATTAAGTGCTAAGCCATGGTATGTTATCCAATGAGACACTCTTATACCTACAGCTGCAACTTTCTCGTTTCCTGGAGCAAATTTCAACGAGGAGTTAGGagaatttcaaaaaagaagacaATGGTTTTGGACTAATCAATCCATCAACTAATTTATGTCTTGAAAGCTTAGGTATCAGGCAGTAGCATATAATTTATATATGTCCTTGTAGAAGCCATTCTATAAGCTGAAACCAAATTAATCCAACCTGAGAGTTCATCTAACGTTGTATAACTGTAAAGCTAGACTAAAACTCATGAGAGTTTAGTCGTGAAGTCATAAACTTAATTGTTTACAAGTTAGCCAGAAAGATTGTAAACTTGGCTGCAATATCTAAAATGTTAAACATGACCAAGACTAATTTATCCAACCTATTTTGATAAAGCCAATAATCTTGAATATCAAGCTAATCTTTCATGATATatgaaattataatattatatttttatgaacCTAAATTTGAGTGGTATTATTATCAAAAGTATACAAGTCTAAGGTTGCATAGTAGCAAAAAAAAGGAACTTAGACTTACCAACCCAGACACCGGTTAAACCTTCCACTCGAGAAGCTTGAATGGAAAATGTCAAAGAAAGAACACGAATGACAAGCTCTTCCAGTGTCCTGAGGTACCAATGTAGATCCATCTTGTGTCTTCTTAGATTGATAATAGGGTACAGAACTAGCTGGCCAGGACCATGGTATGTAACTTCACCACCTCGCTCAGTATGATAAACATTAAAGGGTGCATTGTTGATGTTGAAATTTAGGTTGTCCTTGGTACTGGCAGTACCCAATGTATACACGGAAGGGTGCTGCAGAACAATAAGGGTGTCACTGCAATCTCCTTCGTTCTCAAGCTGAGCCTTCTTTTCCTTCACAATGTCTTTCTGCCAAGACCATGCCACTTCATAAGGGACTTGCTCTTGGTGCAAATCAAAGAGCTCGCAGCTGCGCAATTTCCTTTACACTGTTGGTGAGAATTTTCAAGTGTTAAATGTGTATAAACAGAATAGTAGTGCGACTTACAGCCTTGCTCCGTAAGATGTGAATTTGGATGGTTTCGGATATGGGAATTGGAGTGACTTGGACAGGTTGGAGTGGGTGCGCAAAGGTAGAGAAGGGCATGGAGGCGCTGATGAAGGGACTGTATTCAACAAATTCATGTCTGATTACGGGATACTGTGTGTTTGTGAGATGAAAATACCGGCGATATCAAAGATGGTGGCAACTAAGGACAATAGGAGGCGATCAATGTATCAAGTCCAATTTGAATTCATTACCTTTATATAATCATGGTCAGGAGTAACACTAAAAACTCATTTAGAAGCATAAACAACTGCCTGGTCTTCTGCAAATTCAGTTTCGTATATTACCTAAAAATTGACACAGATTAGCATTtattctctaaaaataaaaaaataattaaaagaaagattCAATAGTATTCTAGTTCTATATAATGTAATCAACATAAATTGACAACTTCAAGATTTACATATTTAAGTCAAACAGATCAATGCACGTGTATCCAAACCACACAGACCCACAATTTTCTAATAGTAtctaaacttttgaaaaaaattaatacaagagAGCAAGGTTCTGAAAGCCGGACCGGTCACCGAACCATTCTAGTTACTAGTTCATTGGTTCAACTGGaaaaactgttttataataaaataataaataaattaaaaatttaatacccTAAAACATAACTGCAGTCATCAATAAACCTGTAGACAAAGTGGTTACCCTAGAAGAAGGGGGAACTGGTGGTAGCTCACATATAGACTTGGGAGAATTGGTTAAAGATgcctatataattaaaaaaaagggttAGTAGACACCATATTGTGCTTCGCGACGAGGATGATTCATGGGTTCCCCGGTTATCCATGCTTCGCGACGAGGATCAAACACTTCAATGGTCGACACCATTGTGCTTCCATCAAAGCCACCAAGTGCATGCCTACAAGGGGAATGGATAAGTTCATAACGGTGCAAAATCAGTCGCATAAGTTGTTACTAGCAAAGAAACTAGTGCAAGTCTTAATCTAAGAAATGCATAGTTGGCAAAATTCATATGCTGAATTAACTAACTTAACAATCGAAGCACAATTAAGCCCAAAGCATAGTTTTAATTGACTTAATTGAACACAAAAAAGCACAGCAGTGAACAGCAGAGCGCAAAAAAACACAGCACAGCAGCAAATAAGACACAAACCAGAGTACAACATAGCATAGCAGTAGTGAGCAGAGCCATTCAATAATCAAATATAATTTGATCATTTctgaactaaaaaaaataacacgAACAGCAGGCACTAGTAGTGAGCTTTGTGATACAAAAAGAGTATTAAGAACCAACTTAAATTACAAGTATTCCTTTAGGCAATGAgcacaaaatttatcatcaagaaactttaacaaaatttaacaacagaaaaagaaaaaagcaagaacAAACTAGTAACAATTTATCGGGATCAATTTATCATCAATCAGTAAGCCAGTACCAGTTAATCAACCCAGAACAAACAAGAACAAGCCATTAACGggttaaaatttatcatcaagcAGTGAGCAAAGCCAGTCAACTAAGAGAAAGCACCGAGCACTGACTGAGCATCCGAGGCATTACCTTCGGCGAGGGAAGTGACCAGAGATTTGAGGGAGAGCGACGGACGACGGGAAGCTGGCGACGAACACTTCCGAGCTGGCGACGGACGACGGGGAGCTGGCGACGAACACGACAGACAGACGACGGCGGAGCAGGACCTGGAGACGCTGACGTTGGGGGAATGGAAGGGCCTTCGAACACGACGAAACAGGAGGCTTGGCGAACGACTACGACGAACCAGGCGGCGACGGTGAAACCAACAGCGGCGCGATGAAGGCTAGGGTTGTGTTTTGGGGAGAAATAATGAGAGTATGTACGAGACTGAGGAATCAGGAATGAGGCTCGAGAGGGGGGCGAGGGCTTCAGGCGAGGAGTGAGGACCGAGGAGAACCTGACTCTTCTATAACGCAAAAACGATGCCGTTTCAATAAAACCGGCCGGGCCCGGTTCGATCCGACCAGCCGGTCAGCAGTTTACATCCGATTTTCAACATAGCAGTTTTTTATGTTGAACCAAACCGCATAAGCATCCAGTTCACAGTTGCATCGGTCCGACCGGCCAATCCTTAAAATCATGCAAGATAACATAATTGTTAGAATTAAACTGATGATCGACTCGATCAGACTACTGGGTCACTGGATACTGGTTCAATTGTTAGGTCACTAGTTGAACCAGTTAACCCAgtctcatttaaataaaaatataaaatagtcaatcAATAAGTATTAAACCTATATTAGTAGAAAATAAATgtcttcactaatattttaacATCAATCAAAtctcaatttctaaaaataactattaGAAAAGAAAAAGTCTAGAGGGCCAGCAACTTATTAAATTCTggtcagcatgtaaccagcaaagaaaaatgagccattggatgaaatctcacaccattagatTATCATTGATAGCTATtcgatggctacaaatcacaaaagttgctggcccctatcATTCCTCATTAGAAAAATACTAATTAGCATTAAACCTATATTAATACAATCATGCAATAGTAACAATAAGAGTAACAATcaagtattaaatttatattaaaacatcaacaatcaaatattaaatatacattaaaataaggGCAATTTACACAAATAAAATGATTGAACGAAACCTTTACACAAATACAATATTGGCAAATTCCAGACGCAAATGCAACAAACGCAATTGTATGTAATCGCTACACCATGTAGTGGAACCCAATTGCACGTAATCTGTTACTGGCTGTCGCGGATTACGTTGAGGACTTCAATACTCATAATCCGCTACACCCTCTAGCATATTGTGAAGAGTGTGGAAGCTTGGGAAGATGCCTATATATACCCAGCAAGTTGTGTAGAGTGTCATTTTCATTCATTCATAACTTGAGGGATGGAAAGTGAAGAGAGCTTTTTGGTGTTAGTGCACCAttctggaaaaataaaaaagagtataAGGCACGGTGTGAAGTTTACAGATAGAGAACCACTGAGTATTTTCGTCAGGTCATCTGATACAATGTTCGATCTGAAGAGCAGTATACTGCAGAAGTTAGGCGCGGGTGGCACAAAGTGGGTGAAGAAGCTGTTCTACAAGATTTCTATTGCGGTTGTGTCAACCGGAATGCAATATGAAACATTCATGTTACAAACAGATGAAGATATGCAGGTGTTGTTTCATTGTCATCGGAGTTTCTCGGAAGTGAGGATACACGAGTTGTTTGCAAACCTGGAACATGGGATCGATAGTTCTGGTGCATCCGCTCCAAACCCTCAGTCCACCACGATGGGGGGGTCCCTCCACCTCGAGGCCCATCGTTGCACCTGAGTATTTGTTGGAGTATCGGCCAGCCGGTCCAGTTGGGGTATTCACCTCAATTCATCCATCTCCAGATGTAGGACGTGAGGGAGAACCGGATCGGGTGGAACATACTATGCTAGATGATGATTCCAATGAAGAGCCTGCTGACATTGGAAGGGACAGTGATGATGAAATTCCGCAAACCCAGCAACATGTCAACTATCATCAAGTGCCGGCACACATGAGCAACCTGCACATTATTCTACCCTGGATCTGGAAGCCATCGGCCAACCGACAGAGTCAGCACCAACCTTTGGGGGTCAAGGGTTGCACGAGGGAAATTCTGTAGCTGAATTTCAAGTTGGCCAATCTTTCCACAATAAGAAGGAAGCTGTGCTTACTGTAAAGGATTACAGCATTCGGCGCGGTGTTGAGTATAGAGTGATGGATTTGGATCATCTTAAGTACCATGGGAGATGCAAGGAGTTCGGAAAGGGTTGCACGTGGATGATTCGCATCAGCATTCGAGCACGGAAGGGAACCTGGGAGGTTCGACGGTACAACGGACCACGCACATGCTTGGCTACATCGATATCAAGCGACCACCGACAACTAGATTATCACGTGATCTATGCGAAGATCTTTCCTCTGGTTCGAAACAATTCGGCGGTATTGATAAAGGTGTTGCAAGAAGCTACCGAAGGAACGTACGTGTTCAAGCCAACTTACAGGAAGACGTGGTTGGCAAAATAGAAGGCGGTAGCACAAGTATACGGGGACTGGGAAGAGTCCTACGCCGAGCTACCTCGTTGGATCCTTGGTGTGCAGTCTACCATGGAGGGGATGGTTGCCTTGCTGAAGACGTCTCCGGTTCAAGTCGGTGATGATGTCGATGACTCAATCGTGTACTTTCATCGTCTTTTTTGGACATTTTCTCCTTGTGTTGAAGCTTTCCAACACTGCAAGCCATTGGTTAGCATAGACGGTACTCATCTATATGGCAAGTATGGAGGGACTTTGCTCCTGGCCATCGCTCAAGATGGGAACTCCAACATCTTGCCTATTGCTTTCAGTCTCGTGGAGGGGGAAATGCCGACTCGTGGTCTTTCTTTCTGACCAACCTGAGGCAACATGTGACTCCACAACAGGGGATACAAGTCATCTCAGATAGGCACAACGGCATCAAGGCTGCACTAGAGAACCCTAACAGTGGGTGGTTACCCCCGCATGCGTACCGAGCATTTTGTATTTGGCATGTTGCAGCTAACTTCGCACTCAGTTTCAAGGACACGGATGCAAAGCGTTTGCTTGTGAACGCTGCTTATGTGAAGACTGAGGTAGAGTTTCACTATTGGTTTGATATAATGCGGACTGAGAATCCGGTAATGTGTGATTAGGTGAACAGAATAGAATACGATAAGTGGACTCAACACCAGGATGGTGGCAGAcgattcggtcacatgacgaccaATATATCTGAGTGTGTTAATTCTGTTATGAAGGGTACACGGAATCTTCCGGTTACCGCCCTAGTGAAGTCCACATATGGTCGGCTAGCGGAGTTGTTTGTGATTCGTGGTCAGACGGCAGAGGCTCAATTGGCCAGCGGTGCCAAGTTCTGCCAGTCTTTTATGAATGCGATGGAGCCCAACTTGAAAGACTCCAGATGCTTCACTGTCACCCTATTCGATAGACACCAGTCTGAGTACACCATTGCCGAGACGACACTGACCGGGAGCTTTTCACTTGGGACGGACCGAGTTTTCCTTCAGGATCATACATGCGACTTTGGATACTTTCAGGCTCTCCATTATCCATGTTGCCATGCGATTGCATGTTGTGCCCAGTCACGGCTTGACTGGTCTATCTATGTCGACGAGGTCTACACCATGCAGAAGGTGTTCAGGGTGTGCCAGATGGGTTTTGTGCTGCCAATACCGGAGGGACTTTGGCCACCTTATGATGGTCTGACCGTTATTCCGGACCCCAGCTTGAGACGTTGTCGTGATGGGCGACCGAGGTATACCAGAATCTGGAACAACATAGATGAGGCCGACCCTAACCGACCGAAGCGATGCGGGCTCTGCAGACAACCTGGGCACACGCGTAGATCTTGCCCCTAGAGAGGATCTATCGTTGCCGGTAGTTCGTAGGACTTCTAGTCTGTGTGCTTCtagttttttgaattttattttctcatgTAGCAATTTACGTTTTGGGTGTTAGTGTTAGTGCCTTTGGTGTGTTTGTGTTAGTGTTAGTTCCGACTTATTTGTATGACTTATGACTTATGACTAATGTAGTAATTTAATCCGTGTTAGTGTTAATGTCTGGTGCCTATTATATTTCTACGACTTATTGTTTATGAAGACTGTATTTGTATAACTTTGTACATTTTGTATCATGAGTTGTTACTATTAGACTGGTATTGTTAGGCATCTTCCCAAGCTTTCACACTCTTCATAATCCAGTAGAAGGTGTAGCGGATTATAAGTATATCACCATATGAGCATAAACCGCTACAaggtgtagcggtttatgagtATTGAAGTCCTCAACATAATCCGCAACAGTCAGTAGTGGATTACATGCAATTGAGTTCTACTACAAGGTGTAACAGATTACATACAATTACATTTGTTGCATTTGCGTCTGGAAATTACCAATGTTGTATTTGCGTAAAGGTTTCGTTCAATCATTTTATTTGTGTAAATTTTCCTtaaaacaacaacaatcaaatatTAAACTAGCAAGAATCAAATAATTCCAACTAGCATCAAATTCCTATTCTAAACCtacattaaaagtttaaaatgacaacaatttatatacaaatttcAATTGGCATCAAATTTCAATTGCTTTAAAATTTCCTTTCAAGTGTCattctatataaatataaattcaaataaaCATCAATTTATCTATTCTAAATCTACTtaaaacaacaacaatcaagttttaagtttggatATCATTTTTTTCTATTCCCTCATGTATTTCTTTAAGTTTTCATGCAAACTTTATTAAAATTGCTTTCTCTATGATAGTTTCCgtctggttttttttattttgggcttTAAGTCccaatttctataaaaaaaagcaataagttttaaaaatcaatatatcaatatataataactagggcaagttaccaaaataaattttttgcctTTTAATATTATCAGAATACAACATCTATACATTGAAGACGCAAATGCATCTTTCCTATTTCAATAGAAACCGATATAGACGTATAGTGGATTATGATTTGGACATAAACCGCAATAGGAGTGTAGCGATTTGCATTCATTGCGTGTGAGAAGAAACCGCTGTACTCCTCTAACGGTTTCTGATGAAATGCTTGAAAGGCATAAACTTTGGTACCCCTATAGCGGTTTATGCTTGCCTATATCAATTTAAAAGTTGGATGAATGATTGGGACATTGTCTATATCAATTTTAGGTTATATGAGTAATAATGTCAACTTTAGCATATGATTGTTGTGCCTTGTTTGGAATTTGAATTTATTAGTTTGGAAGGTGTTTAAGTACGATTTAAGTTGTGTCTATACCCTGcacatattttttagttttgataCTACACTAATTGACCTAAAATGATATGTTAAACTTgtattcatataaaataaaaatatttctcattTATCTAAAATGGAACTTAAAGAGGTATAAAATGAAGAATTATGTGTTGTATGTATATCATTCCGATTATCATGAGTTAATTAACTTAATATTCATCCCTTTTGGTGTACTATTCTATATTCATTACAACCTGGTGTAAACGAAAgtggtataaaaataatataagtgtTCATAAGTAGTATtgtattaaactcaacaaaaaaaaaaagcatgataCAGTTCATACAAATAACACCAAAATATATAACGACTTCAACCACTCGTATATGTGTATTTAATGCATCACAATAAGTCACATAGTATCAAGAACTTTAACccctcattttcttttcttattatgtTGTACCTTTGGAAAATAAGAataattcttgtcaattttttttatagtattccaatataaattttatattgtcAATTTCAAAAGACCAATTTAACTTGTAGCACTCAAATAAAACTCTacttttcaatttcttgtatgagtTCCATATCGTAAGAACTCAACTTTAATTTAGAAGATCGTTAGGCATATGACTccgataatagaaaaaaaatcaaattagatTCAACGTCAGTATAAATAGAAGAAATTAGGTTCGATGAATTTGAAAATTGTTATAAGTTTTTATATTAACAATAACATGTTATTTTTTAGGGGATATATAGGAAAGCATAAACCACTACATGGGTACTGCATTTTATGTCTTTTAAGTATTCCATCAGAAACCGCTAGAGGAGTGTAGCAGTTTCTTCTCACACGCTACCCAACGTAAATCGCTACACCCCTGCTGCAGTTTACATCCAAATCATAATCCACCACACGCCTATCACGATTTCTATAGAAATAGGAAAGATGTATTTAAGTCTTTAATGTATAGATGTTATATTCTCATAATACTAAAAGGCAGaggaaaaaaaacataaatagacCACGAAACCTATATATATTACATTGTAAAACAAAAATTTGAATAATCTGCcataaaatcaataaattataatcaacaaCAATCCAAAATCAATTGAATCAGTTAATTAGTTAATCAAATTATAatctaataactaaaaaaataaaaagcatacCTGATGATGTGAAGGCGGAACGCGGGCAGAAAAGAGAGAGACCAATCACGACAAAGCAAAGACTAGCGAGGGAAAGGCAAGCCACAGATGGAGGCAACAGATGTACAGGAGCTGGCGAGACAATGCAGAGGAGCTGGCGACGTGGTAGCAACTGTGCAGTGGCGGTGGTAGACTGAGTGAGAGAATGAAAGGCTAAGAGCTCTACCTCCTTATGAGAGTGAGTCGGAGAGAGTGAAGGGGAACGGGACTTCGAGGGTTACTGGTTaaggttttcatttttttttaaagaactaGAAAACCACGTTGTTTATGTGGGGTGGggttaacaaaattaaaaatttcaccgGTGGGTAAAATCGGCTTCCACCTATTCTTTTCCGTGTGGAATTTCGTGACCGGTTCACCAGTTTTCTAGTTCGACCGAGGTTCTGAAAACTATGCAAGAGAGGCACGACTAAAGAACCATAATACAAAGTttatggatttttttaaataaataatttagatattttatttacTGATATATGTGATTTggagaaaaattaagaaaatgcacaACAttacatatctcgtttacagtgtaaacgagataaaacaCATGCACGTTGGTCCGATCACGGGTGTACACATGTTGCGTTTCTTATCTCGTTGAGGGTGCACTTATATATGTAAGTTGTTTATAGCGcctcctattttttattttcttccatttcTCACTTCTCTCCTCCATCTTAGAGCTTTTTCTTGACATATTTGAGTTAGTTGGACATTATGACTCACGCAGATATACGAAGGAACAATATCAATCGACTGAACGAGACGTAGCACATCGCTAGAGCGATAGACTTTGAGATTAGTattgttattttgttttgtttagtaAAAAATATCATATAGTTGTTATAGTTAGATGGTTTATGCAATAATATGTAAGACTATAGTAGATGTTGTGATAGGATGAATGACTTAGGTTAGATTAGTTGATAGTTTATTTTGTTTAGTTGGTACCCATTAGTAACTTGTTTTAGTTTGTATTCGGTGGAACATGtttgtaattaaataatttattttattcaggACATAAACCTGTGATGATAGATTAggaatttaaatattttgtttagcaaattgttttaaataaatataatatttttgtgaCATGTTTGTAACATTACTTGTTTAAACATGTCATTTCTtgtttaagattaatttataaaaatcaatattatatttttttatcttcatttTTAGAAAATGtcgttttaatttatttattattttaaacagAGGTCTTGCTTCCTATTTCCTTGGCAAGGTAGCCATATTTTCGCACCACTAGACGGCATTCTCTCTTATTTTAGGGAGGCTGAGTTTGATAATACGGTGCAACTTAGGAACTTTATGTTTGACAATACTTGATATCTGCATTCGAGAAGCGATGGCGTCTGAAGACCtatacttttcatcttttttgggGTGAGTGCACCATCATCCCTACAGGATGTTGCGTACTACCTTAGGTTACGTACCAATGGAGAGTCAGTCGGTTACCACCATGTGTCCGTCATAGTACGGGAccacactaaaattagttatcgtGCCGGGACTATAACTCTGCAAAGCTTGTAATAACTTAGGAACCTTattgtatgactcctcccaattGCCATAGATCTttgtaattgccttttgcttagcCATTCAAACCTTTCTATATGATGGTTTAAAGTGATAGCTCTGTCTGACTGCACCTTGTAGGATAAGGATGGTAACAGATAGGTTAGATTGTATGAGAGGCAAGATTACACTACAAATAAGGTTGTTGTCCAACTGTCGATGGTCTTAAGACATGATCGAGGCTTAGACAAGTGTGTGGTCCTCCAAATTTACGTACTTTCCTGTCGAAATAATATGATATTGGCATACGTTCAaccaaattaataataataaacaagaataaaCTTATTTGACACATCAAGTAGTGGCTTACCAATATCCAAGATTCTATTGGAGTGCAACATGGAGACTCCAAGGACAACCTATTGCAGATTGACTATAACGCTCATGGTACTTTGCTCGATTAGACTCCATAATTCTGTACTCGGCACTCCTTCGAATACTGTAATTCTTCACACTTAGCATGGTACTTAGGCTCTTTAACTCAGATAGAGTACTTAACAGCGATTGCGCAAAAGGATATGACTATCACACTCGATACAACTCCATCATCACTGTTTCTCATGAGACAATTGAGATATACACTCACAAAAATATATTCACTACTAGACATTTTTACTAAACTTGTTAATAGAATGGAGAATGAGTGAATTGTTTGTGATGATATCTCACACTTGCAGCACCTTTTATAGGGGAACCAAATTTGTCGTACTATATTTCGTTTATAGTGAAAACGTGGTAATTAAGCaaatatctcgtttacaatgtaaacgaaatAATTAAACATGTATCTCGTTTAAGTTTTTCAATTCGTCTCCCACATATCATATTTGCACCCGTGATACGCTCAAATTTTCATGTGTCTTATCTCATTTATAATGTAAATAAGATACAACTTtaattatttcgtttacactataaacaggATATGTAATATtgtgtatttttgtaattctcCTCCAAATTACATATAttagtatataaaatatttaaattatttattaaaagcaTCCCAAAGTTTATTCATATTTGAGTAAAAGTAAAACTCAAAGGATCAGAAGCAAAACTGCAGTATGCGAAGTGATGCAAAAGGACAAACAGAAGCAAAATGGCGCGAGGAATAAAGGTGAGGAGGCAAGTAGTGAGCGACAAAAAGAGAGGCGAGTGACGAAGATAGAGAAAGGCAAGCCAGAAACTAAGAAGCTGAAGGTGAAGACTAGAAGAAAAAACACCAACAGCGAAGCAGAAGCAGCAGACCAGAAGGAGAGTTCCAGTGAATAGGATCAGAGCTTCCCAACAtctaaagaagaggaagagttggAGGCACCAAAAAATGGAAGAGAAAACTAGGAAAGCAAAGATCAGAATAGCCGATGAGGGATGGCTCGCAGGCGGTGGTGGTTGGAGGCGTCAGAGAGTTGGAGAGGGAG from Arachis hypogaea cultivar Tifrunner chromosome 10, arahy.Tifrunner.gnm2.J5K5, whole genome shotgun sequence includes:
- the LOC140175561 gene encoding uncharacterized protein, whose amino-acid sequence is MEGMVALLKTSPVQVGDDVDDSIVYFHRLFWTFSPCVEAFQHCKPLSRGGGNADSWSFFLTNLRQHVTPQQGIQVISDRHNGIKAALENPNSGWLPPHAYRAFCIWHVAANFALSFKDTDAKRLLVNAAYVKTEVEFHYWFDIMRTENPGTRNLPVTALVKSTYGRLAELFVIRGQTAEAQLASGAKFCQSFMNAMEPNLKDSRCFTVTLFDRHQSEYTIAETTLTGSFSLGTDRVFLQDHTCDFGYFQALHYPCCHAIACCAQSRLDWSIYVDEVYTMQKVFRVCQMGFVLPIPEGLWPPYDGLTVIPDPSLRRCRDGRPRYTRIWNNIDEADPNRPKRCGLCRQPGHTRRSCP
- the LOC112715002 gene encoding octanoyltransferase LIP2p, chloroplastic isoform X1, whose amino-acid sequence is MNLLNTVPSSAPPCPSLPLRTHSNLSKSLQFPYPKPSKFTSYGARLKLRSCELFDLHQEQVPYEVAWSWQKDIVKEKKAQLENEGDCSDTLIVLQHPSVYTLGTASTKDNLNFNINNAPFNVYHTERGGEVTYHGPGQLVLYPIINLRRHKMDLHWYLRTLEELVIRVLSLTFSIQASRVEGLTGVWVGNEKVAAVGIRVSHWITYHGLALNVTTDLTPFKWIIPCGIRNREVGSIKGLLLREAQSSNMAANGTNDLHSIMHDDGGLIGITRNSLIEEFSKVFQLEYRHRTISVPMLYERNQSDIVTETQQS
- the LOC112715002 gene encoding octanoyltransferase LIP2p, chloroplastic isoform X2, translated to MNLLNTVPSSAPPCPSLPLRTHSNLSKSLQFPYPKPSKFTSYGARLCELFDLHQEQVPYEVAWSWQKDIVKEKKAQLENEGDCSDTLIVLQHPSVYTLGTASTKDNLNFNINNAPFNVYHTERGGEVTYHGPGQLVLYPIINLRRHKMDLHWYLRTLEELVIRVLSLTFSIQASRVEGLTGVWVGNEKVAAVGIRVSHWITYHGLALNVTTDLTPFKWIIPCGIRNREVGSIKGLLLREAQSSNMAANGTNDLHSIMHDDGGLIGITRNSLIEEFSKVFQLEYRHRTISVPMLYERNQSDIVTETQQS